In a single window of the Streptomyces sp. NBC_00094 genome:
- a CDS encoding ABC transporter ATP-binding protein — translation MIRFENVSVRYEEDGEPTLRGLDLTVPEGELVLLVGPSGVGKSTLLGAVSGLVPHFTGGTLTGRVTVDGRDTRTHPPRELADVVGTVGQDPSAHFVTDTVEDELAYGMESLGLAPAVMRRRVEETLDLLGLAELRDRPIATLSGGQRQRVAIGSVLTPHPKVLVLDEPTSALDPSAAEDVLAVLQRLVHDLGTTVLLAEHRLERVVQYADQVILLPDGVMGPPAEIMAVSPVHPPVVALGRLAGWDPLPLTVRDARRRSGALKERLAGLDPAGRLPHPAPSRNRGSAPDPGPQTPDGLDHSARSTAGEALPADPGGSAASPPSDISVRTAPSLRGAISAPPACEARGYGGSIPGFGKGRGGGILPFLRRRTRTTGPATAATTDPTTPLVLTEGLGVRRGRVEALRTVDLQVRAGETVALMGRNGAGKSTFLSTLVGMIPPTSGTVHVAGRTPHTTAPGELIRQVGLVPQEPRDLLYADTVAAECAAADADAGAAPGTCRALVSELLPGVADDTHPRDLSEGQRLALALAVVLTGRPPLLLLDEPTRGLDYAAKARLVTHLRALAAKGHAIVLATHDVELAAELAHRVVIIADGEVVADGPTAEVVVSSPAFSPQVAKILAPQPWLTVEQVEGAL, via the coding sequence GTGATCCGCTTCGAGAACGTCTCGGTGAGGTACGAGGAGGACGGCGAGCCCACCCTGCGGGGCCTGGACCTCACCGTCCCCGAGGGCGAGCTCGTGCTGCTCGTCGGCCCCTCCGGCGTCGGCAAGTCGACCCTCCTCGGCGCGGTCTCCGGCCTCGTCCCCCACTTCACGGGCGGCACCCTGACCGGCCGGGTCACCGTCGACGGCCGGGACACCCGCACGCATCCGCCGCGCGAGCTCGCGGACGTGGTCGGCACGGTCGGACAGGACCCCTCGGCGCACTTCGTCACCGACACGGTCGAGGACGAGCTCGCGTACGGGATGGAGTCCCTGGGTCTCGCGCCGGCGGTCATGCGGCGGCGGGTGGAGGAGACGCTCGACCTCCTCGGCCTGGCCGAACTCCGCGACCGCCCGATCGCCACGCTCTCCGGCGGGCAGCGCCAGCGCGTCGCGATCGGCTCGGTCCTGACCCCCCACCCCAAGGTCCTCGTGCTCGACGAGCCGACGTCCGCGCTGGACCCGTCGGCGGCGGAGGACGTCCTCGCGGTGCTGCAGCGGCTGGTGCACGACCTGGGCACGACGGTGCTCCTCGCCGAGCACCGCCTCGAACGGGTCGTCCAGTACGCGGATCAGGTCATCCTCCTGCCGGACGGTGTCATGGGCCCGCCGGCCGAGATCATGGCGGTCTCGCCGGTGCATCCGCCGGTGGTGGCGCTGGGCCGCCTGGCGGGCTGGGACCCGCTGCCGCTGACGGTGCGGGACGCGCGGCGGCGGTCGGGTGCGCTGAAGGAGCGGCTGGCGGGGCTGGACCCTGCGGGGCGTCTCCCCCACCCCGCCCCTTCCCGGAACCGGGGCTCCGCCCCGGACCCCGGTCCTCAAACGCCGGACGGGCTGGATCATTCAGCCCGCTCGACGGCGGGCGAAGCCCTGCCCGCCGACCCCGGCGGAAGCGCGGCTTCACCGCCGAGCGACATCTCAGTCCGCACAGCGCCTTCGCTGCGGGGAGCTATTTCAGCCCCGCCGGCGTGTGAGGCGCGGGGGTACGGGGGCAGCATCCCCGGTTTCGGGAAGGGGCGGGGTGGGGGAATCCTCCCGTTCCTGCGGCGCCGCACCCGCACGACCGGCCCGGCCACCGCCGCGACCACCGACCCCACCACCCCCCTTGTCCTCACCGAAGGCCTCGGCGTGCGGCGCGGTCGCGTCGAGGCCCTCCGCACGGTGGACCTCCAGGTCCGGGCCGGTGAGACCGTCGCGCTCATGGGGCGGAACGGGGCCGGGAAGTCCACGTTCCTCTCCACCCTCGTCGGCATGATCCCGCCGACCTCCGGAACGGTCCACGTCGCCGGGCGCACCCCTCACACCACCGCCCCCGGCGAGCTGATCCGCCAGGTCGGCCTGGTCCCTCAGGAGCCGAGGGACCTGCTGTACGCGGACACCGTCGCCGCCGAGTGCGCGGCGGCCGACGCGGACGCGGGCGCGGCGCCCGGGACCTGTCGGGCCCTGGTCTCCGAGCTGCTGCCGGGGGTCGCGGACGACACCCACCCCCGCGACCTGTCCGAGGGGCAGCGGCTCGCGCTCGCGCTGGCCGTCGTCCTGACCGGCCGCCCGCCCCTCCTCCTCCTCGACGAGCCGACCCGTGGTCTGGACTACGCGGCCAAGGCCCGGCTCGTCACGCACCTGCGCGCCCTCGCGGCGAAGGGGCACGCGATCGTGCTGGCCACCCACGACGTGGAGCTGGCGGCCGAACTGGCGCACCGGGTGGTGATCATCGCGGACGGCGAGGTGGTCGCTGACGGCCCGACGGCCGAGGTCGTCGTCTCCTCCCCCGCCTTCTCCCCACAGGTCGCCAAGATCCTCGCGCCGCAGCCGTGGCTCACGGTGGAACAGGTGGAGGGGGCGCTGTGA
- a CDS encoding ECF transporter S component, with protein sequence MKHVSGRPVRLGPRSVAALVLVSFIGIIAFCWPLFADADSAVTSHAGDAPWLFAALLPLLVAVVIATIADCGMDAKAVAMLGVLAAVGAALRPLGAGTAGLEPMFFLMVLSGRVLGPGFGFVLGAVTMFASALLTGGVGPWMPFQMLSMGWFTMGAGLLPGPRRLRGRGELLMLSAYGFVAAFAYGTVMNLQGWVLLQGLSSGISFEPGAPLHENLVRFLAYVVATSLGWDLGRAALTVVLTLTIGSTLLKALRRATRRANFEAQVTFEGAERAAPGEPPHRTYVTYERK encoded by the coding sequence GTGAAGCATGTGAGCGGCCGCCCCGTCCGGCTCGGCCCGCGCTCCGTCGCCGCGCTCGTCCTGGTGTCCTTCATCGGGATCATCGCCTTCTGCTGGCCGCTCTTCGCGGATGCCGACTCGGCCGTCACCTCCCACGCCGGAGACGCGCCCTGGCTCTTCGCGGCCCTCCTCCCGCTCCTCGTCGCGGTCGTGATCGCGACGATCGCCGACTGCGGGATGGACGCGAAGGCCGTGGCGATGCTGGGTGTGCTCGCCGCCGTGGGGGCCGCGCTCCGCCCGCTCGGGGCGGGGACGGCCGGGCTTGAGCCGATGTTCTTCCTGATGGTGCTGAGCGGCCGGGTCCTCGGACCGGGCTTCGGCTTCGTGCTCGGCGCGGTCACGATGTTCGCGTCCGCCCTGCTCACGGGCGGGGTGGGCCCCTGGATGCCGTTCCAGATGCTCTCGATGGGCTGGTTCACGATGGGCGCGGGGCTGCTCCCTGGGCCTCGGCGGCTGCGCGGGCGGGGGGAGCTGCTGATGCTCTCCGCGTACGGGTTCGTGGCGGCGTTCGCGTACGGAACCGTCATGAACCTGCAGGGCTGGGTCCTGCTCCAGGGCCTGAGCAGCGGGATCTCCTTCGAGCCGGGCGCCCCGCTCCACGAGAACCTCGTCCGTTTCCTCGCCTACGTCGTCGCCACCTCCCTCGGCTGGGACCTCGGCCGCGCCGCCCTCACCGTCGTCCTCACCCTCACCATCGGATCCACGCTCCTGAAGGCGCTGCGCCGTGCCACACGACGGGCGAACTTCGAGGCCCAGGTCACATTCGAAGGCGCGGAAAGGGCCGCTCCGGGTGAGCCGCCCCACAGGACCTACGTCACGTACGAGCGGAAATAG
- a CDS encoding transglycosylase SLT domain-containing protein: MFRSLTTRATARNKKIAATAAVLLGASGAVLGTTGSASAASPQELARDIVPASQYAAFSKIVSHESGWNPSATNSSSGAYGLVQALPASKMSSAGSDWKTNPATQIKWGLNYMNERYGSPNAAWAFWQANGWY; this comes from the coding sequence TTGTTCCGCTCGCTCACCACTCGTGCCACTGCCCGCAACAAGAAGATCGCCGCCACCGCAGCCGTGCTGCTGGGTGCGTCGGGTGCGGTGCTCGGTACGACCGGCTCGGCTTCGGCCGCCAGCCCGCAGGAGCTCGCTCGCGACATCGTCCCCGCCTCGCAGTACGCCGCCTTCAGCAAGATCGTCTCGCACGAGTCCGGCTGGAACCCCAGCGCCACCAACTCGTCCAGCGGCGCGTACGGCCTGGTCCAGGCCCTCCCGGCCTCGAAGATGTCCTCGGCCGGTTCCGACTGGAAGACCAACCCCGCCACGCAGATCAAGTGGGGCCTGAACTACATGAACGAGCGCTACGGCTCCCCGAACGCCGCCTGGGCGTTCTGGCAGGCCAACGGCTGGTACTAA
- a CDS encoding nitronate monooxygenase family protein, whose amino-acid sequence MSAEPTPAERGILGPGRFGELVGTALPVVQGPFGGGLSSVALAAAVSEGGGLGSYGAHILGPEEITALVTRLRAATDRPFAVNLWVPQEGEAEALAAVADPMAAHVERLRPYYEELGVEPPSAEDVRAWPDFDEQLDALLAAAPPVISLVMGLPPRRLVTEARRRGIVVVGTATTVDEAVALERAGADAVVASGSDAGGHRGAFLRPVRESLVGTFSLVPQVADAVTVPVVAAGGIADGRGIAAALALGADAVQIGTGFLAARESGASEVHRRILGTPESRTTVLTRLFSGRTARGVPNDFVRDMAAHEEHVPPYPVQNALMQPIRRAAAAQDRPAYVNLWAGQAAALARGSLSAEAYLSALVKEAGAAPGAP is encoded by the coding sequence ATGTCCGCAGAACCCACCCCCGCCGAGCGGGGCATCCTCGGCCCCGGCCGGTTCGGCGAGCTCGTCGGAACCGCGCTCCCCGTCGTCCAGGGACCCTTCGGCGGCGGCCTGTCCTCCGTCGCCCTCGCGGCGGCGGTCTCCGAGGGCGGCGGCCTCGGCTCGTACGGGGCGCACATCCTCGGCCCCGAGGAGATCACCGCGCTCGTGACCCGGCTCCGCGCGGCCACCGATCGCCCGTTCGCCGTGAACCTCTGGGTCCCGCAGGAGGGCGAGGCCGAGGCGCTCGCCGCCGTCGCGGACCCGATGGCGGCGCACGTCGAGCGCCTGCGGCCGTACTACGAGGAACTGGGCGTCGAACCGCCGAGCGCCGAGGACGTACGGGCGTGGCCGGACTTCGACGAGCAGCTGGACGCCCTCCTCGCGGCCGCCCCGCCGGTGATCAGCCTGGTCATGGGCCTGCCCCCGCGCCGGCTCGTCACGGAGGCCCGCCGGCGCGGGATCGTCGTCGTGGGCACGGCGACGACCGTCGACGAGGCCGTGGCCCTGGAGCGGGCCGGGGCGGACGCGGTCGTCGCCTCCGGCAGCGACGCGGGCGGCCACCGGGGCGCCTTCCTCCGGCCGGTACGGGAGTCCCTGGTCGGCACCTTCTCCCTGGTCCCGCAGGTGGCGGACGCGGTGACCGTCCCCGTGGTCGCGGCGGGCGGGATCGCCGACGGGCGCGGGATCGCCGCCGCGCTCGCCCTGGGAGCGGACGCCGTCCAGATCGGCACCGGCTTCCTCGCCGCCCGCGAGTCGGGGGCGAGCGAGGTCCACCGGCGGATTCTCGGCACCCCCGAGTCCCGCACCACCGTGCTCACCCGGCTCTTCTCTGGGCGCACGGCCCGGGGTGTCCCGAACGACTTCGTCCGGGACATGGCGGCCCACGAGGAGCACGTGCCCCCGTATCCCGTACAGAACGCCCTGATGCAGCCGATCCGACGGGCCGCCGCCGCACAGGACCGGCCCGCGTACGTGAACCTGTGGGCCGGACAGGCGGCGGCACTGGCGCGGGGGTCCCTGTCGGCGGAGGCGTACCTCTCGGCTCTCGTGAAGGAGGCGGGCGCCGCGCCGGGCGCACCGTAG
- a CDS encoding steroid 3-ketoacyl-CoA thiolase codes for MAAEPVIVEAVRTPIGKRGGALANLHPAYLLGETYRELLGRTGINADCVEQIVGGTVTHAGEQSMNPARTAWLTMGLPYETAATTVDCQCGSSQQASHMVANMIAAGVIDIGISCGVEAMSRVPLGSGSKHGPGKPFPDEWNVDLPNQFEAAERIARRRGLTRERVDSLGLLSQERAAIAWSEERFKRETFAVQVPTTEAEQAAGQGMWRLVDRDEGLRDTTMEGLGRLKPVMPTAVHTAGNSSQISDGASAIMWASKRMARALKLRPRARIVAQALVGADPHYHLDGPVDATRAVLGKAGMSLKDIDLVEINEAFASVVLSWAQVFDQDLEKVNVNGGAIALGHPVGATGARLIATALHELERTDKEFALITMCAGGALATGTIIQRL; via the coding sequence ATGGCCGCGGAACCCGTCATCGTCGAAGCCGTACGCACCCCCATCGGCAAGCGCGGAGGCGCGCTCGCCAACCTTCACCCCGCCTACCTCCTGGGCGAGACCTACCGCGAACTCCTCGGTCGCACCGGCATCAACGCCGACTGCGTCGAGCAGATCGTCGGCGGTACGGTCACCCACGCCGGCGAGCAGTCCATGAACCCGGCGCGCACCGCCTGGCTCACCATGGGCCTGCCGTACGAGACGGCCGCCACCACCGTCGACTGTCAGTGCGGCTCCTCGCAGCAGGCCAGCCACATGGTCGCCAACATGATCGCGGCCGGTGTCATCGACATCGGGATCAGCTGCGGCGTCGAGGCCATGTCGCGCGTCCCGCTCGGCTCCGGCTCCAAGCACGGACCCGGCAAGCCCTTCCCTGACGAGTGGAACGTCGACCTGCCCAACCAGTTCGAGGCCGCCGAGCGCATCGCCCGCCGTCGCGGCCTCACCCGCGAGCGCGTCGACTCCCTCGGCCTGCTCTCCCAGGAACGGGCCGCGATCGCCTGGTCCGAGGAGCGGTTCAAGCGCGAGACCTTCGCCGTCCAGGTCCCCACCACGGAGGCCGAACAGGCCGCGGGGCAGGGCATGTGGCGGCTCGTCGACCGGGACGAGGGTCTGCGTGACACCACCATGGAGGGCCTCGGCCGGCTCAAGCCCGTCATGCCGACCGCCGTCCACACCGCCGGGAACTCCTCCCAGATCTCCGACGGCGCCTCCGCGATCATGTGGGCCTCCAAGCGCATGGCCCGCGCCCTCAAGCTCCGCCCGCGCGCCCGGATCGTCGCTCAGGCCCTCGTCGGAGCCGACCCGCACTACCACCTCGACGGGCCGGTCGACGCGACCCGCGCGGTGCTCGGCAAGGCCGGCATGTCGCTCAAGGACATCGACCTCGTCGAGATCAACGAGGCCTTCGCGTCAGTGGTGTTGAGCTGGGCGCAGGTCTTCGACCAGGACCTGGAGAAGGTCAACGTCAACGGCGGCGCCATCGCGCTCGGCCACCCCGTCGGTGCCACCGGAGCGCGGCTGATCGCCACCGCCCTGCACGAACTGGAGCGTACGGACAAGGAGTTCGCGCTCATCACCATGTGCGCGGGCGGAGCGCTGGCGACCGGCACCATCATCCAGCGCCTCTGA
- a CDS encoding cytochrome P450 gives MPCPHLPEGFDATDPDLLRTRVPLPEFAELRKTAPVWWCPQPPGITGFRDEGYWAVTRHADVKYVSTHPELFSSNLNTAVIRFNESIAQEQIDVQKLIMLNMDPPEHTRVRQIVQRGFTPRAIRTLETALRDRARSIAEEARQNAGPDGTFDFVTQVAVELPLQAIAELIGVPQEDRSRIFDWSNKMIAYDDPEYAITEEIGAEAAMELIGYAMTMAAARKECPAADIVSQLVAAEGQGNLSSDEFGLFVLLLAVAGNETTRNAISHGMHAFLTHPDQWELFKRERPATTAEEIVRWATPVVSFQRTATQDTEIGGQKIRAGDRVGIFYSSANNDPEVFTDPERFDITRDPNPHLGFGGGGPHFCLGKSLAVKEIDLIFNAVADVLPDLTLVGEPRRLRAAWLNGVKELRVRASA, from the coding sequence ATGCCCTGCCCTCATCTCCCCGAAGGCTTCGACGCCACGGACCCCGACCTCCTCCGTACCCGCGTACCCCTGCCGGAGTTCGCCGAGCTGCGGAAGACCGCCCCCGTGTGGTGGTGCCCCCAGCCGCCCGGCATCACGGGCTTCCGGGACGAGGGGTACTGGGCCGTCACGCGCCACGCGGACGTCAAGTACGTCTCCACGCACCCCGAGTTGTTCTCCTCGAACCTCAACACCGCCGTGATCCGCTTCAACGAGAGCATCGCCCAGGAGCAGATCGACGTCCAGAAGCTGATCATGCTCAACATGGACCCGCCCGAGCACACCCGGGTCCGCCAGATCGTCCAGCGCGGCTTCACCCCCCGGGCGATCCGGACCCTGGAGACGGCCCTGCGCGACCGCGCCCGCTCCATCGCCGAGGAGGCCCGGCAGAACGCCGGCCCCGACGGCACCTTCGACTTCGTCACCCAGGTCGCCGTCGAACTGCCGCTCCAGGCGATCGCCGAACTCATCGGCGTCCCCCAGGAGGACCGCTCCCGGATCTTCGACTGGTCGAACAAGATGATCGCGTACGACGATCCCGAGTACGCCATCACCGAGGAGATCGGCGCCGAGGCCGCCATGGAACTCATCGGCTACGCGATGACCATGGCCGCCGCCCGCAAGGAGTGCCCGGCCGCCGACATCGTCAGCCAACTCGTCGCCGCCGAGGGCCAGGGCAACCTCTCCTCCGACGAGTTCGGCCTCTTCGTCCTGCTCCTCGCCGTCGCCGGCAACGAGACCACCCGCAACGCCATCAGCCACGGCATGCACGCCTTCCTCACCCACCCCGACCAGTGGGAGCTCTTCAAGCGGGAGCGGCCGGCGACCACCGCCGAGGAGATCGTGCGCTGGGCGACCCCGGTGGTCTCCTTCCAGCGGACCGCGACCCAGGACACCGAGATCGGCGGCCAGAAGATCCGAGCGGGCGACCGGGTCGGCATCTTCTACTCCTCCGCCAACAACGACCCGGAGGTCTTCACCGACCCCGAGCGCTTCGACATCACCCGCGACCCCAACCCGCACCTCGGCTTCGGCGGCGGCGGACCGCACTTCTGCCTGGGCAAGTCCCTGGCCGTGAAGGAGATCGACCTGATCTTCAACGCGGTGGCGGACGTGCTCCCCGACCTCACGCTGGTGGGCGAACCCCGCCGGCTGCGGGCGGCCTGGCTGAACGGGGTCAAGGAGCTCAGGGTCCGCGCGTCGGCCTGA
- a CDS encoding DUF2330 domain-containing protein, with protein MRGTHGRSLTSRVPHARILPSRVPHARILTTVIALLALQLGQLVAPAYACGCGAMIPDKAERIGVDREESAVHWDGSTETVVMRFRVHGNARRAAWIMPVPGRADVSLGDPALFDELDRLTEPEQRDRFHFWPRGDDWPFSDGYGDGAGAAPPGSGAGVGVVGRERLGPFDVARLTATDPDALGDWLRANGFELPERLTGALRPYVERKWEYVAVRLAPEEKDTTLSGELTPLRITFASPELVYPMRLSRLAKNAQTLGLSILADHRMEPRSPIGGDSPEVTFAGRIDQPEGAVAELTGTARPIHLTVLEQRFPHPDRIDDDHHLRTVADTPYREVVYTDRLLTIGGDIPAWLATVGGGALLAAAATLFAVRASRRRSDATPGVRSPA; from the coding sequence ATGCGGGGGACACACGGAAGAAGCCTGACCAGCAGGGTTCCGCACGCCAGAATCCTGCCCAGCAGGGTTCCGCACGCCAGAATCCTGACCACCGTCATCGCGCTGCTCGCGCTCCAGCTCGGCCAGCTCGTCGCACCGGCGTACGCCTGCGGCTGCGGCGCGATGATCCCGGACAAGGCCGAACGCATCGGCGTCGACCGCGAGGAGTCGGCCGTCCACTGGGACGGGAGCACCGAGACCGTCGTCATGCGCTTCCGCGTCCACGGGAACGCCCGGCGGGCCGCCTGGATCATGCCGGTGCCCGGCCGGGCCGACGTGTCCCTCGGCGACCCGGCGCTCTTCGACGAACTCGACCGGCTCACCGAGCCCGAGCAGCGCGACCGCTTCCACTTCTGGCCGCGCGGGGACGACTGGCCGTTCTCCGACGGATACGGGGACGGCGCCGGCGCCGCCCCGCCCGGCAGCGGCGCCGGCGTCGGGGTCGTCGGCCGCGAGCGGCTCGGCCCCTTCGACGTGGCCAGGCTGACCGCCACCGACCCCGACGCCCTCGGCGACTGGCTGCGCGCCAACGGCTTCGAGCTGCCCGAACGGCTCACCGGCGCGCTCCGGCCGTACGTGGAACGGAAGTGGGAGTACGTCGCGGTCCGCCTCGCGCCCGAGGAGAAGGACACCACCCTCTCCGGCGAACTCACCCCGCTGCGCATCACCTTCGCGTCCCCCGAACTCGTCTACCCCATGCGGCTGTCGCGGCTCGCGAAGAACGCCCAGACCCTGGGGCTGTCCATCCTCGCCGACCACCGGATGGAGCCGCGCTCCCCCATCGGCGGCGACAGCCCGGAGGTCACCTTCGCGGGCCGGATCGACCAGCCGGAAGGCGCGGTCGCGGAACTCACGGGCACGGCACGGCCGATCCACCTGACGGTCCTGGAGCAGAGGTTCCCCCACCCCGACCGCATCGACGACGACCACCACCTCCGCACGGTCGCCGACACCCCGTACCGCGAAGTCGTCTACACCGACCGGCTGTTGACGATCGGCGGCGACATCCCCGCGTGGCTCGCGACGGTCGGCGGCGGCGCGCTGCTCGCGGCGGCGGCGACGCTGTTCGCCGTACGCGCGTCGAGGCGCCGCTCGGACGCCACCCCCGGTGTACGTTCGCCCGCATGA
- a CDS encoding O-methyltransferase: MTNPQWNEVDRYVTELLAPADEALTGALAASTAAGLPEIAVAPNQGKLLHLLAAMQGARNILEIGTLGGYSTIWLARALPADGRLITLEYNPAHADVARANIARAGLDKLVEVRTGAALDSLPLLEEEGAGPFDLVFIDADKVNNPRYVEWALKLSRPGTVIIVDNVVRGGKITTAHPDDPAITGTREMFELVAREPRLDATAFQTVGTKGHDGLLIARVVAQP, translated from the coding sequence ATGACGAACCCTCAGTGGAACGAAGTCGACCGTTACGTCACCGAGCTGCTCGCCCCGGCGGACGAGGCGCTGACCGGCGCGCTCGCCGCGTCCACGGCGGCCGGCCTGCCCGAGATCGCGGTCGCCCCGAACCAGGGCAAGCTGCTGCACCTGCTGGCCGCGATGCAGGGCGCCCGGAACATCCTGGAGATCGGCACCCTCGGCGGCTACAGCACGATCTGGCTGGCGCGCGCCCTGCCCGCCGACGGCCGGCTGATCACCCTGGAGTACAACCCCGCCCACGCGGACGTCGCCCGCGCCAACATCGCCCGCGCCGGCCTCGACAAGCTCGTCGAGGTCCGGACGGGCGCGGCCCTGGACAGCCTGCCGCTGCTGGAGGAGGAGGGCGCGGGCCCCTTCGACCTCGTCTTCATCGACGCGGACAAGGTCAACAACCCGCGGTACGTGGAGTGGGCGCTGAAGCTGTCCCGCCCGGGCACGGTGATCATCGTCGACAACGTGGTGCGCGGCGGGAAGATCACCACCGCGCACCCGGACGACCCGGCGATCACGGGCACCCGCGAGATGTTCGAGCTGGTGGCACGCGAACCCCGCCTGGACGCGACCGCGTTCCAGACGGTCGGCACGAAGGGCCACGACGGCCTGCTGATCGCCCGCGTGGTGGCTCAGCCCTGA
- a CDS encoding serpin family protein: MTHSPTVLRADAVRTLALRWLPHLGGGDFVVSPVGLWSALGAVASGARGRTGEELAGLLGVEGEAAAAGVTDVGRWLGGTGGVAMATGVWSTVPVRDGFRRGLPDVRFGVLPGAAYLALPDTVFGATDDVSWEEPPDAQEELDDWVRGATGGRIQRLPLDLDGSEDLVLLNALALKASWRTAFPGHLTRDEPFTDGSGVTRPVPTMRQRIPAGWVWYVGGVVVVELPCEGGARVRFALGAEGAGAGDVVPAAWAGGDERTPLVADSVDLALPRFTLRTRSDVRPALDALGVRLALRPEADFSGISEADLYIDKVLQEAVVEVAEEGVEAAAVTTVTMTRSAAAPRPTVVERIAFDRPFGVVVLDEAGEVPLFVGWRQDTP; the protein is encoded by the coding sequence ATGACCCACAGCCCCACCGTCCTCCGAGCGGACGCGGTACGGACCCTGGCCCTGCGCTGGCTGCCCCATCTCGGGGGCGGCGACTTCGTCGTGTCGCCGGTCGGGCTGTGGTCGGCCCTCGGGGCCGTCGCCTCCGGGGCGCGGGGGCGGACCGGCGAGGAACTGGCGGGGCTGCTCGGGGTCGAGGGCGAGGCGGCGGCCGCGGGCGTGACCGACGTCGGCCGGTGGCTCGGGGGGACGGGCGGGGTCGCGATGGCGACCGGCGTGTGGAGCACGGTGCCCGTGCGGGACGGGTTTCGGCGTGGGCTGCCCGATGTCCGGTTCGGGGTGCTGCCCGGTGCCGCCTACCTCGCCCTGCCCGACACGGTCTTCGGGGCGACGGACGACGTGTCGTGGGAGGAGCCGCCGGACGCCCAGGAGGAGCTCGACGACTGGGTGAGGGGCGCCACCGGTGGGCGGATCCAGCGGCTGCCGCTCGATCTCGACGGGTCCGAGGACCTCGTCCTGCTCAACGCCCTTGCGCTGAAGGCCTCCTGGCGGACGGCCTTCCCCGGGCATCTCACCCGCGACGAGCCCTTCACCGACGGAAGCGGCGTCACCCGGCCCGTACCGACCATGCGGCAGCGGATTCCCGCCGGGTGGGTCTGGTACGTGGGCGGGGTCGTCGTGGTCGAGCTGCCGTGTGAGGGGGGCGCTCGGGTGCGGTTCGCGCTGGGGGCGGAGGGGGCCGGGGCCGGCGACGTGGTGCCCGCCGCCTGGGCCGGGGGCGATGAGCGGACGCCGCTCGTGGCCGACTCGGTCGATCTCGCGCTGCCGCGCTTCACGCTCCGGACCAGGAGCGACGTCCGTCCCGCTCTCGACGCCCTCGGCGTCCGGCTCGCCCTGCGCCCCGAGGCCGACTTCTCGGGGATCTCGGAGGCGGACCTGTACATCGACAAGGTCCTGCAGGAGGCCGTGGTCGAGGTCGCCGAGGAGGGTGTCGAGGCGGCGGCCGTCACCACGGTGACGATGACCCGGAGCGCGGCCGCGCCCCGCCCCACCGTGGTGGAGCGGATCGCCTTCGACCGCCCCTTCGGGGTCGTCGTCCTCGACGAGGCGGGCGAGGTGCCGTTGTTCGTGGGATGGCGGCAGGACACCCCCTAG
- a CDS encoding antibiotic biosynthesis monooxygenase: MPSVVKINVLTVPAEQREVLEQRFASRAGAVEGSDGFEWFELLRPLEGTDQYLVYTRWRSEEDFQNWMNGSMKAAHGGGGEAGERPKPAASGSTLWSFEVVQQASPKN, translated from the coding sequence GTGCCCAGTGTGGTGAAGATCAACGTCCTGACCGTTCCGGCCGAGCAGCGCGAGGTGCTCGAGCAGCGGTTCGCGTCCCGGGCCGGGGCCGTGGAGGGGTCCGACGGTTTCGAGTGGTTCGAGCTGCTGCGTCCGCTGGAGGGCACCGACCAGTACCTCGTCTACACCCGGTGGCGCAGCGAGGAGGACTTCCAGAACTGGATGAACGGTTCCATGAAGGCCGCGCACGGCGGTGGCGGTGAGGCCGGCGAGCGGCCGAAGCCGGCGGCTTCCGGGTCCACCCTCTGGTCGTTCGAGGTCGTGCAGCAGGCGTCCCCGAAGAACTGA
- a CDS encoding GNAT family N-acetyltransferase, whose amino-acid sequence MARMTWTFSPERVDTPDASALRRDYYDDVASRYWKRPATEAEIDEGLENDGVELLTPPTGQFLVARYEGKAAGCGGFLMLDGERAELTRVFLRHAFRGLGGAGALLAEVEQAARGLGARRMVLNTRLDLVEARALYARHGYGEIPAYCTGPYMDVWYGKDL is encoded by the coding sequence ATGGCCCGCATGACCTGGACTTTCTCTCCCGAGCGCGTCGACACCCCGGACGCCTCCGCCCTCCGCCGTGACTACTACGACGACGTCGCCAGCCGCTACTGGAAGCGCCCGGCGACCGAGGCGGAGATCGACGAGGGCCTGGAGAACGACGGGGTCGAGCTGCTGACCCCGCCGACCGGGCAGTTCCTCGTCGCGCGGTACGAGGGCAAGGCGGCCGGCTGCGGCGGGTTCCTGATGCTCGACGGTGAACGCGCCGAGCTGACCCGGGTCTTCCTGCGTCACGCCTTCCGCGGCCTGGGCGGGGCCGGGGCCCTGCTCGCCGAGGTGGAGCAGGCGGCCCGCGGCCTCGGCGCCCGCCGGATGGTCCTCAACACCCGCCTGGACCTGGTCGAGGCCCGCGCCCTGTACGCGCGGCACGGGTACGGGGAGATCCCCGCGTACTGCACGGGCCCGTACATGGACGTCTGGTACGGCAAGGACCTCTGA